The following coding sequences lie in one Pyrobaculum sp. 3827-6 genomic window:
- a CDS encoding class III signal peptide, which translates to MATKLKGMTSLEIAIIVAIVLIIAVAVGWYLYTTFVASTTGQPRLNVVSAEITASKNELKLVLVNPGPVDVQISAVEAGGQSTQVTQTITVGQQTTLTVSLSGTWTPGTMVPGRVILSGGQSFPFNALVKP; encoded by the coding sequence ATGGCAACCAAACTAAAAGGAATGACAAGCCTCGAAATCGCGATAATAGTAGCAATAGTGCTGATAATAGCGGTAGCAGTCGGCTGGTACCTATACACCACATTCGTAGCCTCCACCACAGGCCAGCCAAGGCTAAACGTAGTATCGGCAGAAATAACCGCTTCCAAAAACGAGCTCAAGTTAGTCTTAGTAAACCCAGGCCCAGTGGACGTCCAGATAAGCGCTGTTGAAGCAGGGGGACAGTCGACTCAGGTTACACAAACAATTACAGTAGGCCAACAAACTACGTTAACAGTTTCACTCAGCGGCACTTGGACGCCTGGCACGATGGTGCCCGGCCGCGTGATACTGAGCGGCGGCCAGAGCTTCCCGTTCAACGCGCTGGTAAAGCCGTAA